ATCAAAAAATTGATATTACTTTTTACCAACTAACAAATAATACTGTTAGTTCAAACATTCCTGTCCCAGAAAGTTTAGATATTTGAGAATTACTTAATAATAAATTTTGATTTGAAACTATTGTTAATTTTGTAAATAATAATAAAATTAACCACTTATATTTAACAACTGTTTTAATTTACTTGGCGATTTATAATCCAATTATGGCTTTGACCCCTACCGCTTTATTTACAACCGATTATCATAATGGAATAATTAACATTGCATATAATTATGATAATATTGGGGAAATTAATGATTACAAGAAAAAAATGAAAAGTCAGTATGAACAACTAATTAATGAAGAAATTAGTGTTAAATATCCTGATCTAATCCCCTATTTTTTATCGATTTCTGAAGCAAATAGTAAAATTGAACAATTAATTAATAGTCTAATCCAAGTAATGATTATCTTGCAAGCTAAATTTACAATAATTATTAATATTTTAACTTAATTATTTTATTATTTTCTTATTAAGGTTAACAGCAATATTGTGCATATCATTTTTATTTCGTGCTGTTAAGATATAACCATACCAATAAAATATTTAAGGAGGACGTAAAAATGAAAATTTTATTAGTTGGTGCTCAAGGTCGGTTAGGAAAACATCTAATGACCGAACTAACAAAAGAAAACATCACAGTATTAGTTTTTAACGGTGACGCAAAAAGTCTAACCGCTTTGGAAGAACAAGCAATTGGTGTTGAGGTAATTGTCTCAACAGTTGGAGCAAATAGTATTGAGGAGTTTGACTTAATTGCTCAAAATATTATTACTGTAGCTAAAGCCAATCATCAACGGGTAGTTTGAAGCGGTGGGGCTGCTTCATTATGAACAAAAGACAACACTCGCTTAGTTGATACACCAGTAAATGTCTTTCCAGAAGCAATGCAAGGATGAATCCCTGCTGTCTTTGGCCATGCAAAAGTTTTAGAATTGTTTAAAAATAGTGAGATTGATTGATCATACATGTCTCCTGCGTTAGACTTTCAAGATGTTAACCCTTGTGGAAACTATTTAGCAAAAGCTAGTGACAAAGCTTTATACAATGCTAGTGGTATTAGTTTTGCAAGTTATGCAAATGGTGCTAAAGCATTAGCGGCAGAAATTATTAATCCCCAATTTATCCATCATCGTTTTACAATTATCGAGGAGTTTTAATGAACTTAGCAACAAACGAAGAATATCAAATTATTAAAGCAAAAAATCCTGCTTATCAGGGTTATTTTTGCTATGGTAATTTTAATACCAAAATTTTTTGCCTTGTAACTTGTAATTCAAAAAAACCATTACAAAAAAATTGTATTATCTTTCAAAATATTACCGAAGCTTTTGCCAATAACTACCGCCCCTGTAAAGGGTGCACCCATATCCCAACCACCAAATATCAATACACAACGAACTGGATTATTGAATTAGAACAATATTTAAATGAAAACTATTATTATGATCTTAGTCTTGACTTTTTAGCTGATAATATTGGCATTAACAAATATCATTTAGTCCATCGATTTAAAGCAGTTTATCAAACAACACCAATAAACTATTTAATTGAAAAACGTTTAGTAGCAGCATTAACTTTAATTAAAAATGGTTTATCAATTAGCGATGCTGCTTTTCGGGTTGGTTTTAAATCTTATCATTACTTTGCTCGTTGTTTCAAAAAACATTACCAATATTCTCCTGGGGAAATTAAAAAATAATATCATTAATTTGATTAGAAACTAAATTTCTTTTTTTTCCGGAAATGTGTTATAATATTTGAGTATTGTATACTTTATATTCAAACGAATAAAGCCATGCAATTCATTTTTTGACGAAAAGGTCAAAGTAAATATTTTATTAATTGTAGTAGGAGGAAAAAATTAATGGCACTATTTAATAGTACAGGAAACAAAAAACCAACTTTCGTTTCTATGGACTTAGGAACTGCTAATACTTTAGTATACGTTGCTGGGTCAGGGATCGTTTATAACGAGCCTTCAATCGTTGCTTACAAAATTAAAGAAAACAGAATTATTGCTGTAGGTAATGAAGCATACAAAATGATTGGTAAAGGAAACAAATCAATTAGAATTGTTCGCCCAATGGTTGACGGAGTTATTACAGATATTAGAGCAACTGAAGCTCAATTAAGATACATCTTTGGAAAATTACGTATTTCAAAACAATTACGTCACTCAATTATGTTATTAGCTTGTCCATCTGTAATTACAGAATTGGAAAAAGCAGCGTTGAAAAAAATCGCAACTAACCTAGGAGCAAACAAAGTCTTCGTTGAAGAAGAAGTTAAAATGGCTGCTCTTGGAGGAGGAGTTGATATCTACAAACCTGTTGGAAACTTAGTAGTTGATATGGGTGGGGGAACAACAGATATAGCTGTTATTGCTTCAGGAGATATTGTATTATCAAAATCAGTTAAAGTTGCTGGAAACTATTTAAATGATGAAATTCAAAAATTCATTCGTTCACAATATGGACTAGAAATTGGTTCAAAAACTGCTGAACAAATTAAAATTGAAATTGGATCATTATCAAAATATCCAGATGAAAGAAGAATGAAAGTGTATGGACGTGACGTAGTTTCAGGATTACCTCGTGAAATCGAAGTTACACCAGAAGAAATCAGAGAGGTATTAAAAGTACCAGTTTCAAGAATTATTGACTTAACAGTTCAAGTATTAGAAGAAACACCACCTGAATTAGCTGGAGACATCTTCAGAAATGGAATTACAATCTGTGGAGGGGGTGGCCTAATTAAAGGGGTTGACCGTTACTTTACAGATACATTACAATTACCAGCAAAAATTGGTGAACAACCATTATTAGCTGTAATTAATGGTACTAAAAAATTCGAATCAGATATTTTTGATATTTTAAGACAAGAAGCTATGCACACTAAAGAATTAAATTACTAAAATTTAATTAGTGTTAAAGTTATCACAATTTATTAATTAAATTGTAATTAAGGTACTTAAAAATTATTAAGGAGGAAAATAGCGTGAAACCAGATTCTAGACCATTTATTTCCCTTGATTTAGGAACAGCTAATATTTTAGCTTATGTTTCAGGACAAGGAGTTGTCTACAATGAACCATCATTAATGGCATATGATAACAAAACTAATACCCTAGTTGCATTAGGAAAAAGTGCATATGACATGATTGGAAAAACACATGATCAAATTAGAATGGTAACACCATTAGTTGATGGAGTTATCGCAGATATGGAAGCTGCACAAGATTTATTAAAACACATTTTCTCAAGAATGAAAATGATGAACATTTGAAAAAACTCAGTTGTTTTACTAGCATGTCCTAGTGGAGTTACTGAATTAGAAAGAGAAGCCTTAAAAAATGTTGCGCGTGATATGGGAGCTGATTTAGTTATTATTGAAGAAGAAGCTAAAATGGCTGCTTTAGGAGCAGGAATCAACATTGATTTACCACAAGGTCACTTAATTATTGATATCGGTGGAGGAACAACTGACTTAGCTATTATTTCATCAGGAGATATTGTAGTTTCAAGATCAATTAAAGTTGCTGGAAACCACTTCGATGATGATATTCGTAAATATATTCGTTCAGAATACAACATTGCAATTGGGCAAAAAACTGCTGAAGACGTTAAACGCTCAATTGGTTCATTAGTAAAATACCACAATGAACGTTCAATGCAAATTTATGGACGTGATATTGTTTCAGGATTACCAAAAGAAGCAAAAATTACTTCAGAAGAAATCAGAAATGTCTTATTAAACGCCTTTTCAAAAGTTACAGACTTAGTAATTGAATTATTAGAAAATACACCACCTGAATTAGCTGGAGATATTATGCGTAATGGAATTACAATCTGTGGAGGGGGAGCATTAATTAGAAATATTGATAAATACTTCTTTGATATTTTCCAATTACCAACAAAAACTGCCTCAGATCCATTAAACTGTGTTATTGAAGGTACAAAAGTGTATGAAAAAGTTATTAAGAAAAACATTGAAAACGGTAAATATGACGGACAAAAAAGAGATTTATTATCATCACTTGGTAAAAAAAGAAAATAATGAATCACGATTAAAAGATATTTAATTAAATATCTTTTTTTATTTATCTTTATATTTTTTTAAAAAAAAGTATTAATTTCTCTTTTTTTAATTTAAAATTAAAGTGTAAGGTTTTCTTACAGGGAGATACTAAACAATGCAAAAACAACTTTTATTAATTAGAGATCGAACAAAGTAGATTTTTAGTAACTAAGTTGTTTTTTTCTTTGTTTATTTGAAAAATGGACATTAATTTTAAAAGGAGATTATCTTAATGAAAAAAATACTTTCAGTTCTTGCGACAACATCAATTATGACAGCCGCAACATCATCGGTTGTTGCTTGTAATAGTGGGAATAATTTAATTATTACTTTTATCCCCTCACGTGACCCAATTGAGGTTTTAAAAACAGTTAAACCACTAGAAAATTTATTGAAAGCTAAATTAAAAGAAAAAGATAGTAGTTTTTCAATGAATATTAAAATTATAACTTCAACAAGTTATGAAGCAGCTGGGGAAGCTTTAAAGAATGGTAAAACAGCTTTAGTCTTCTTACCAACAGGAACTTATTCAAATTACCGTGGTACAATCCAGGAAAACGGAACTTATGACAAAGCCGGAGTTCTATTATCTGCTGCTCGTGCCTCAATGATTCCGGATTTAAACTATTTTAAAAATAACTTAGAGGCAGCGGAATCAACTGAAATTAATCCAACAGATTCATGAGGAATTGCCAAAGAATATAATGAAATTACTGATAAACATAAAATTACTTCACCAGATCAAGCTAGTGAATTATTAGAAAATCAGACCGAAGAAGCGCAATATTATCGTTCATTGATTTATGCTAATAAAGATTTCTTAGCAAAAAATAATTATGATTTAAATAAATTTACAACACCAGAAGAATATAAAACGGCAACAGTTGATTTATTACAAAAAGCTCTTAATGATAAAAAATTATTCTTAGGAAAAGGAACAACTTCAAATGCTTCAGTATTATATCCATTATTATGAATGAAAAATACATTAGGAATAGAAGATGATAACACAATTGCCCAGTTCTATACTCAAAAACAAGAACAACAAAGTTATACTCAAATTGCTAGTTCCCTTGCAACTGGGCAAGCTGCAATTGGGGTTGGTTATGGAGATATTCGTCGTGATATTTTAAATAGTGCTGATATCCAAAAAGCTTATGAAAAAGTTGCTGTAATTGGAGCAAGTAATGCTATTTTAAATGATGGAATTGAATATTCACGTCAATGATTTTCAGGACGTGATGATTTATTAGCTAACCTTCGCACATCATTTAAAGATTTAATTGCAGATAAAAACAATAAAAACATCTTTGATGTCTATAGCCATACTAGTTATAGTTCACCAGCTGATAATGCAACTGGCCCACAAATTACCGCTTGAGAAGCAAACCTAGACTTACTTTATACTAATGCTAATAAAGTTTTAAAACCAATTACTGATATCATTAAAGATGTCGCATAGTCAAAGGAAATAGAAATGATAAAGTTTGAAAATGTTAATAAAGTCTGGCCAAATGGTGTTCATGCCTTAAAAGATGTTAATCTTGAAATTTCAGAAGGAGAATTTGTTGCTGTCATTGGCTTATCAGGAGCAGGAAAAACTACGTTATTAAGAACAATTAATAAAATGAACACTATTAATTCAGGAACAATTAATATTACCGTGAATGAAAAAAATAAAGCTGGTAAGGTTGAGCAAGTTAGCTACCTAGTAAATAAATTGAGTGGTCGTAAACTACGTCGACTACGAACAAAAATTGGTTTAATGTCCCAGGATTATAATAATATTGGCCAACAAACAGTTTTAAAAAATGTCTTAAATGCCCGTGTTGCGAAAATGGGCTTTTGACAAAGTTTGATTGGTTGATTTACTAAAAAAGATAAGATTATTGCCCTATCTTCTTTAGAAAAACTCCATATTCTTGATCGTGCATATATTCGTGCAGAAAACTTATCTGGCGGGCAACAACAAAGAATTGCTCTAGCTAGAACATTGGCCCAAAAACCACAATTGATTATTGCCGATGAACCTGTTTCTGCCTTGGACCCAATTTTAGCTAATCAAGTAATGAATGATTTTAAGCGAATTAATGAAGAGGAAAAAATCATTGTTATTATGAATATTCACCACGTGGAATTAGCTTTAAAATATGCAACAAGAATTGTTGGGGTTAAAGCTGGGGAAATTGTTTTTGATGGAAAAGCAAAAGATGTTACACCAGAAATATTAAAAGATATTTATGGTGAGACATATGAAAAAACAGAATAAAAATGTTTCGTCGTAAACTAACCGCCCTTTCATCAACAAAACCCCTTGTTATTAATCATCACCCTGTCTATCGCCCTAAGAAAATATTTTTCTGGTCCTTATTTATTGTTATTGTAGTTCTTGTTATTTTAGGATTTCAATTTATTAGTCCCGACTGAGGCGAATTCTTTACTAGTTTCGCTGGGTTAGGAGAACGAATTAAGGAATTATTACACTGGGATTTTAATGCTTTTAAAGAAATCCCGGCAATTGGCCAACAAAAAAGTTTCCTGGCGCGTTCATTTATTTCAATTTGAGATACAATTGTTATGGCGTTATCAGGAACTGTGATTGGAATTATTATTGCTGTTCCAGTTTCAATTCTGGCCTCAAAAAATATTATTAATAATACTTTTTTCAATCGTTTTTGTAAAATTCTACTAGCAATTTTCCGAACAATTCCTTCATTTGCATACGCATTAATTTTGGTTGGATTCTTTGGATTTAATAACTTAACTGTTTCAATTGCTGTTGCAATCTTTACTTTTGCGATTAGTGCCAAAATGTTATACGACAAAATTGAACAAGTTAAAATGGCTCCCTT
The Spiroplasma chrysopicola DF-1 genome window above contains:
- a CDS encoding lipoprotein yields the protein MKKILALLGLITLSTAPVTSLVSCSTIDYKIKHSFASWTFSTKIDSPIYGPVFKGGEINDDKWFFYWFMAQYMHAAQYQKIDITFYQLTNNTVSSNIPVPESLDIWELLNNKFWFETIVNFVNNNKINHLYLTTVLIYLAIYNPIMALTPTALFTTDYHNGIINIAYNYDNIGEINDYKKKMKSQYEQLINEEISVKYPDLIPYFLSISEANSKIEQLINSLIQVMIILQAKFTIIINILT
- a CDS encoding NAD(P)-dependent oxidoreductase → MKILLVGAQGRLGKHLMTELTKENITVLVFNGDAKSLTALEEQAIGVEVIVSTVGANSIEEFDLIAQNIITVAKANHQRVVWSGGAASLWTKDNTRLVDTPVNVFPEAMQGWIPAVFGHAKVLELFKNSEIDWSYMSPALDFQDVNPCGNYLAKASDKALYNASGISFASYANGAKALAAEIINPQFIHHRFTIIEEF
- a CDS encoding Ada metal-binding domain-containing protein; the encoded protein is MNLATNEEYQIIKAKNPAYQGYFCYGNFNTKIFCLVTCNSKKPLQKNCIIFQNITEAFANNYRPCKGCTHIPTTKYQYTTNWIIELEQYLNENYYYDLSLDFLADNIGINKYHLVHRFKAVYQTTPINYLIEKRLVAALTLIKNGLSISDAAFRVGFKSYHYFARCFKKHYQYSPGEIKK
- the mreB gene encoding rod shape-determining protein codes for the protein MALFNSTGNKKPTFVSMDLGTANTLVYVAGSGIVYNEPSIVAYKIKENRIIAVGNEAYKMIGKGNKSIRIVRPMVDGVITDIRATEAQLRYIFGKLRISKQLRHSIMLLACPSVITELEKAALKKIATNLGANKVFVEEEVKMAALGGGVDIYKPVGNLVVDMGGGTTDIAVIASGDIVLSKSVKVAGNYLNDEIQKFIRSQYGLEIGSKTAEQIKIEIGSLSKYPDERRMKVYGRDVVSGLPREIEVTPEEIREVLKVPVSRIIDLTVQVLEETPPELAGDIFRNGITICGGGGLIKGVDRYFTDTLQLPAKIGEQPLLAVINGTKKFESDIFDILRQEAMHTKELNY
- the mreB gene encoding rod shape-determining protein — encoded protein: MKPDSRPFISLDLGTANILAYVSGQGVVYNEPSLMAYDNKTNTLVALGKSAYDMIGKTHDQIRMVTPLVDGVIADMEAAQDLLKHIFSRMKMMNIWKNSVVLLACPSGVTELEREALKNVARDMGADLVIIEEEAKMAALGAGINIDLPQGHLIIDIGGGTTDLAIISSGDIVVSRSIKVAGNHFDDDIRKYIRSEYNIAIGQKTAEDVKRSIGSLVKYHNERSMQIYGRDIVSGLPKEAKITSEEIRNVLLNAFSKVTDLVIELLENTPPELAGDIMRNGITICGGGALIRNIDKYFFDIFQLPTKTASDPLNCVIEGTKVYEKVIKKNIENGKYDGQKRDLLSSLGKKRK
- a CDS encoding PhnD/SsuA/transferrin family substrate-binding protein; translated protein: MKKILSVLATTSIMTAATSSVVACNSGNNLIITFIPSRDPIEVLKTVKPLENLLKAKLKEKDSSFSMNIKIITSTSYEAAGEALKNGKTALVFLPTGTYSNYRGTIQENGTYDKAGVLLSAARASMIPDLNYFKNNLEAAESTEINPTDSWGIAKEYNEITDKHKITSPDQASELLENQTEEAQYYRSLIYANKDFLAKNNYDLNKFTTPEEYKTATVDLLQKALNDKKLFLGKGTTSNASVLYPLLWMKNTLGIEDDNTIAQFYTQKQEQQSYTQIASSLATGQAAIGVGYGDIRRDILNSADIQKAYEKVAVIGASNAILNDGIEYSRQWFSGRDDLLANLRTSFKDLIADKNNKNIFDVYSHTSYSSPADNATGPQITAWEANLDLLYTNANKVLKPITDIIKDVA
- the phnC gene encoding phosphonate ABC transporter ATP-binding protein, translating into MIKFENVNKVWPNGVHALKDVNLEISEGEFVAVIGLSGAGKTTLLRTINKMNTINSGTINITVNEKNKAGKVEQVSYLVNKLSGRKLRRLRTKIGLMSQDYNNIGQQTVLKNVLNARVAKMGFWQSLIGWFTKKDKIIALSSLEKLHILDRAYIRAENLSGGQQQRIALARTLAQKPQLIIADEPVSALDPILANQVMNDFKRINEEEKIIVIMNIHHVELALKYATRIVGVKAGEIVFDGKAKDVTPEILKDIYGETYEKTE